The Methanocaldococcus infernus ME region TAATATTATCTAGCATGGTTCTAAATCCAAAACATCTATAAAAGCTTTTTTAGATACTTTATTCATAATAAATTTTAAATTTTTCTATAAACGAATTTTTACTATTTTTCCATCTGTACGTTAGAGATTAAATAATTTTTAATTATATCTAAAACATCATCTATTTCAGATTTTTTACATATACATCCTAAAACTTCTTTTTTTCCTCCCGCATTAAATTTTCTGTTCTTTAGTTCTTGTATTATTTCATACATATCTATTTTTTTAGCAAGTTCAGGAGAAATTCTAAAGTATATTTGAGCTTTTCCATGAAAGTTCTTATTTACAACTACTGCCCCCTTATAACCCATCTCCCAAACGACTTTTCTAGCCACTTTAGATATAACATTATATGAGCTTTTAAATTCTACAAAGGCAATGTTTTCCCTAACATCAATATTGCCAATAATATCATTTATTGTTTTTTCTATATTCTCAACATTCTTTATCCATGGATCATATTCTAAGATTTCTTTTATTTCATAATTTAAAAGAACATTAACCGCCTTTTCTACCCAATTTTTATCCATAACTATGTAATTAGAATCTATAAG contains the following coding sequences:
- a CDS encoding DHH family phosphoesterase, translating into MLLIHHWDTDGITSAAILIKVLKIDNFLNLSPPIGEYSFDSRIWKYIEKSEKIYVLDFNVPHELEKIKDKEVIFFDHHIQKKINNPHVIQINPLLKGKSSPSTTIVISEYFNHWDAYSALGAVGDLGKKAFEISLVNKLLKQENISKKEALMIVQLIDSNYIVMDKNWVEKAVNVLLNYEIKEILEYDPWIKNVENIEKTINDIIGNIDVRENIAFVEFKSSYNVISKVARKVVWEMGYKGAVVVNKNFHGKAQIYFRISPELAKKIDMYEIIQELKNRKFNAGGKKEVLGCICKKSEIDDVLDIIKNYLISNVQMEK